The proteins below come from a single Prolixibacter sp. NT017 genomic window:
- the pdxH gene encoding pyridoxamine 5'-phosphate oxidase gives MNLSEVRREYQLKQLDPKEVNNDPIRQFEIWMNEALDAKTSDPTAMTLATASAEGKPSARIVLLKYFSHDGFFFFTNYESRKGTELEANDQAALLFFWPELERQVRVEGHVVKASPELSDSYFASRPAESQLSAAISPQSKEVKDRSSLEELWKKKQEELGDEAIQRPDFWGGYRLLPDKIEFWQGRANRLHDRVLYSRDGESWKLVRLAP, from the coding sequence ATGAATCTATCCGAGGTACGAAGAGAGTATCAGTTAAAACAGCTCGATCCTAAAGAAGTAAATAACGACCCGATCCGACAATTCGAGATATGGATGAATGAGGCGCTCGACGCCAAAACTTCCGACCCCACTGCTATGACATTGGCTACCGCTTCCGCAGAAGGAAAACCGTCGGCGCGGATTGTTCTGTTGAAATATTTCAGCCACGATGGTTTCTTCTTTTTCACAAATTACGAAAGCAGAAAAGGAACAGAACTGGAAGCGAACGACCAGGCAGCACTTCTCTTCTTCTGGCCCGAACTGGAACGCCAGGTCCGGGTAGAAGGGCATGTGGTAAAAGCCAGTCCGGAGTTATCGGATTCCTATTTTGCGTCGCGTCCTGCCGAAAGCCAATTGAGTGCGGCCATTTCTCCCCAGAGTAAAGAAGTGAAGGACCGCTCTTCACTTGAAGAACTGTGGAAAAAGAAGCAGGAAGAGCTTGGCGATGAAGCTATCCAACGGCCCGATTTCTGGGGTGGTTACCGGTTGCTTCCCGACAAAATTGAGTTCTGGCAGGGAAGGGCCAACCGTCTTCACGATCGTGTTTTATACAGCCGTGACGGAGAGAGCTGGAAATTGGTTCGCCTGGCTCCCTGA
- a CDS encoding amidohydrolase, with product MIKYALVMIASTILFTMPAQGQKADLIIKNAKIYTVDPEFSAAEALAVKDGLFIGVGSDEEILKKFTSDQIIDAGGKTIYPGFIDAHCHFLMYGQTLQKANLRDTKSFEEILEILKRHHRENPEGWLEGTGWDHNDWPVKEFPDNRKLNELFPDVPVVLTRIDGHAVLANKAAIQASGIRANDFEESEIIRENGKMTGIFLENAADALKKAIPPVSRKGKETALMKAQRNCFAVGLTSVHDAGLPHDDIALIDSLQEKGDLKMRIYSMMSPDEKNMAQLAKGPIVKPRLHVASIKLYADGALGSRGAKLLAPYSDAPETSGIFVNEKDYLTSICRKAYEAGFQINTHCIGDAAVKRMLDIYQEILGGPNDRRWRIEHAQIVAPEDFARFREYSVIPSVQTTHCTSDMYWAGDRIGERIKYAYAYKQLLDENGWLPNGSDFPIEEINPILGFYAGVVRKDPAGWPPERFQPENAISRKEALRAMTIWAAKAAFEEKEKGSIEPGKLADFVMLDTDLMEAKEDQLVDSKVLMTVSNGEVVYRKE from the coding sequence ATGATTAAATATGCACTCGTTATGATAGCTTCCACCATTTTGTTCACCATGCCGGCTCAGGGACAGAAGGCCGACCTCATCATTAAAAACGCCAAAATATATACCGTCGATCCGGAATTTTCAGCGGCCGAAGCATTGGCGGTAAAAGACGGTCTATTTATCGGCGTTGGTTCCGACGAAGAGATATTAAAAAAATTTACCAGTGACCAAATCATCGATGCTGGCGGAAAAACCATCTATCCCGGTTTCATCGATGCACACTGCCACTTTTTGATGTACGGTCAAACGTTGCAGAAAGCCAATTTGCGGGACACGAAATCATTCGAAGAAATACTCGAAATTCTAAAGAGACACCACCGGGAAAATCCGGAAGGCTGGCTGGAAGGAACAGGCTGGGATCACAACGACTGGCCGGTGAAAGAATTTCCGGATAACCGAAAACTGAATGAGCTTTTTCCCGATGTACCGGTTGTTCTCACACGTATCGACGGACACGCCGTGCTGGCCAACAAAGCGGCGATTCAAGCTTCAGGCATTCGGGCAAATGATTTTGAGGAAAGTGAAATTATCCGTGAAAACGGAAAGATGACCGGCATTTTTTTGGAAAATGCCGCCGATGCACTTAAGAAAGCGATTCCTCCGGTTTCCCGGAAAGGAAAAGAAACAGCGCTGATGAAGGCTCAACGCAATTGCTTCGCTGTTGGCCTCACCTCGGTACACGATGCGGGCCTCCCGCATGATGATATTGCCTTAATCGATTCACTCCAGGAGAAAGGCGATTTGAAAATGCGCATTTACAGCATGATGTCTCCTGACGAGAAAAACATGGCACAACTGGCCAAAGGACCTATCGTCAAGCCCCGGTTGCATGTGGCATCCATCAAGCTTTATGCCGACGGCGCTCTTGGCTCGAGAGGAGCGAAACTGTTAGCGCCTTATTCCGATGCTCCAGAAACGTCAGGGATTTTTGTGAATGAAAAAGATTATCTGACAAGCATCTGCCGGAAGGCTTACGAGGCCGGATTCCAAATCAACACCCACTGCATCGGCGATGCTGCTGTGAAACGCATGCTCGATATTTACCAGGAAATTCTCGGCGGACCGAACGACCGTCGCTGGCGGATCGAACACGCCCAAATTGTGGCACCGGAAGATTTCGCCCGCTTTCGCGAATACAGTGTAATCCCATCCGTGCAAACCACACATTGCACCAGCGATATGTACTGGGCCGGTGACAGAATAGGGGAACGAATCAAGTATGCTTATGCTTATAAACAATTGCTGGATGAGAATGGCTGGCTGCCCAACGGTAGTGATTTTCCGATTGAAGAGATCAATCCGATTCTGGGTTTCTATGCCGGAGTGGTCCGAAAAGATCCCGCTGGTTGGCCTCCGGAACGTTTCCAGCCCGAGAATGCGATCAGTAGAAAAGAAGCGTTACGAGCCATGACCATTTGGGCGGCCAAAGCGGCTTTCGAAGAAAAAGAAAAAGGTTCTATCGAGCCGGGAAAACTGGCCGATTTCGTGATGCTCGACACCGACCTGATGGAAGCCAAAGAAGATCAACTTGTCGATTCGAAAGTGCTGATGACCGTTTCCAACGGAGAAGTGGTGTACCGGAAGGAATAA
- a CDS encoding DUF3859 domain-containing protein, whose product MSGKCLVLAKITNFIRLLIFEKVDGCLFLQKTDRMAKRKVEIELYSYGEYAEWDRQSKSIPRLVAITETVGAEIGTEFGYVLKIRHGKGKKLDFRIDHPSFPDKEGEVAPPFTGEQYIRSNDYEFFLGDCIWEPLEDKLGNWTMTTWLDGKIVAQKTLRLVAK is encoded by the coding sequence ATGTCAGGAAAGTGTTTGGTTCTCGCTAAGATAACGAATTTCATCCGGCTCCTGATTTTCGAAAAAGTGGATGGTTGTTTATTTTTGCAGAAAACAGACCGGATGGCGAAACGCAAAGTAGAAATCGAACTTTACAGTTACGGTGAATATGCCGAATGGGACAGGCAAAGCAAATCGATTCCGAGGTTGGTGGCGATTACGGAAACGGTTGGCGCGGAAATCGGAACCGAGTTTGGCTATGTGTTGAAAATACGGCATGGAAAAGGTAAGAAACTGGATTTCCGTATCGACCATCCTTCGTTTCCCGATAAGGAAGGGGAAGTAGCGCCGCCATTTACCGGGGAACAATACATTCGAAGCAACGATTACGAATTTTTCCTGGGCGACTGCATCTGGGAACCTCTCGAAGATAAGTTGGGCAACTGGACCATGACCACCTGGCTGGATGGAAAAATTGTTGCCCAAAAAACATTGCGCCTGGTTGCCAAATAA
- a CDS encoding Ig-like domain-containing protein, whose product MDKKIPYLIILVFGSLALYTSCANMGMPSGGAKDTIPPVVIRSIPQANQTNYKGDEVRLYFDEFVAPEKLSEKFVISPPIDKRPIFRTKGKSLIVDLNGAKLKDSTTYSLDFKDAIVDNNEKNPLKNYRLAFSTGPDLDTLRVVGFVLNSFNLEPSAGTYVMLYNNLSDTAVLTTKPDYVAKTDDNGFFAVTNLPKATYNVYAVTDNDNNMMLTSTAEPVAFLDSTVTPSAKYFPKQDTAVVGMDTLLVFGKTRFYPNPLYLLQFEQPFFDLRLDNETRPTRKYVDLTFTQSVKDTFDIQLLNYEPKGNWKYIEHSANDDSLRVWLTDSMVYKKDTLKFRITYEQQDSTGVKYAYNDTINLYFSDAPTDKKRGRRDRRKIEKKDVNVSLSLNTRSNGFDVYKNVSVESPEPVKSMDTTMIHLFVKQDTVFNPIDFKILPDSINKRRFFIHYPWDYKTAYRLKIDSAAVTTIYGAVSDSVENNFTTQDEEHYGTINFAIQNVTGPTIIQLLKNDDKEEVVRSKTIYKDGTIEFPYLEPQKYKVKAIFDRNDNGKWDTGNLEAHTQPEEVFYYPEVLKLRSNWTMNPTWQLSTQEIFKKDIVDKEKQEEEAKRKKKERNSKAF is encoded by the coding sequence TTGGACAAAAAAATTCCTTATCTAATCATCCTTGTATTTGGCTCATTAGCATTGTATACCTCGTGCGCCAACATGGGTATGCCGTCAGGAGGCGCCAAGGATACCATTCCGCCGGTGGTTATACGGAGCATTCCGCAGGCCAATCAAACCAACTACAAAGGTGATGAAGTCAGATTATACTTCGACGAATTTGTGGCGCCTGAGAAATTGAGCGAGAAATTTGTCATTTCTCCTCCCATCGACAAACGTCCCATTTTCCGGACCAAAGGAAAATCGCTGATCGTCGATTTAAATGGAGCAAAGCTGAAAGACAGTACCACGTATTCGCTCGACTTCAAAGACGCTATTGTCGACAACAATGAGAAGAATCCCTTAAAGAATTACCGGTTGGCATTTTCAACAGGCCCCGATCTTGATACGCTTCGCGTTGTTGGCTTTGTATTGAATTCGTTCAACCTGGAGCCGTCGGCGGGCACGTATGTCATGCTGTACAATAATTTGTCGGATACCGCTGTTCTGACGACCAAACCCGATTACGTTGCCAAGACAGATGATAACGGCTTCTTTGCCGTGACCAATCTGCCGAAAGCAACCTACAATGTCTATGCAGTCACCGACAACGACAACAACATGATGTTGACATCGACGGCCGAACCGGTGGCATTTCTCGACTCGACGGTGACGCCTTCAGCGAAATATTTCCCGAAGCAGGACACAGCAGTCGTTGGAATGGACACTTTGCTGGTTTTCGGAAAAACCCGTTTTTATCCAAATCCGCTGTACCTGCTGCAATTCGAACAACCCTTTTTCGACCTGCGACTGGACAACGAAACAAGGCCTACCCGGAAGTATGTTGATTTAACGTTTACGCAATCCGTAAAAGACACCTTCGATATTCAACTATTAAACTACGAACCCAAAGGTAATTGGAAATATATTGAACATTCGGCCAATGACGACTCACTTCGCGTTTGGTTGACCGATTCGATGGTGTATAAAAAAGACACACTCAAGTTTCGGATTACCTATGAACAGCAAGATTCGACCGGAGTGAAATACGCTTACAACGACACCATCAATTTGTATTTCAGCGATGCTCCTACCGACAAAAAACGAGGAAGGAGAGACCGCAGGAAGATTGAAAAGAAAGATGTCAACGTATCGCTCAGTTTGAACACTCGCTCCAACGGCTTTGATGTGTACAAGAACGTTTCGGTGGAATCGCCGGAGCCTGTAAAAAGTATGGACACCACCATGATTCATCTGTTTGTGAAGCAGGATACGGTGTTTAATCCTATCGATTTTAAAATACTACCGGATTCCATTAATAAACGAAGGTTCTTTATCCACTATCCTTGGGATTACAAAACCGCCTACCGATTGAAAATTGACTCAGCAGCAGTGACGACTATTTATGGAGCGGTATCAGACAGTGTGGAAAATAACTTTACCACACAGGATGAAGAGCACTACGGCACAATTAATTTTGCCATTCAGAATGTAACCGGGCCGACCATTATTCAGTTACTGAAGAATGACGACAAAGAAGAAGTTGTCCGGTCTAAAACCATCTACAAAGATGGCACGATTGAATTTCCGTACCTCGAGCCGCAGAAGTACAAGGTCAAGGCGATATTCGACCGAAACGACAATGGAAAATGGGACACCGGGAATCTGGAAGCGCACACCCAGCCCGAGGAGGTATTCTATTATCCCGAGGTGCTGAAGTTACGTTCCAACTGGACAATGAATCCAACCTGGCAACTGTCGACCCAGGAAATTTTCAAAAAAGATATTGTCGATAAAGAAAAACAGGAAGAGGAAGCAAAACGGAAGAAAAAGGAGCGCAACAGCAAAGCTTTTTAA
- the glmS gene encoding glutamine--fructose-6-phosphate transaminase (isomerizing), with the protein MCGIVGYIGDKNAYPILINGLKMLEYRGYDSSGIALLGDEQRVYKCQGKIANLEELVSDKDTGGKIGIGHTRWATHGEPTDQNAHPHTSMNGHFTLVHNGIIENYSRLRDDLTELGYQFQSETDTEVLVNLIEYVYLNSEEKSAEIAVRAALKKVVGAYGIVVVCKEEPNKLIAARKGSPLVIGIGNDEYFLASDATPIVGHTNQVLYLNDHDVAIIERGSLTLKNINNDPLVAKIKQVDLSIGELQKNGYDHFMLKEIFEQPNTIEQSFKGRIKTDNSDIVLGGLHNVMPKLKEARRLIIIGCGTSWHAGLVGEYLFEEYCRIPVEVEYASEFRYRNPIIDEDDVVIAISQSGETADTLAAVKLARERGATVLGICNVVGSSIPRETDGGVYIHAGVEIGVASTKAFTAQVTILTMMAALLGKEKGRLSMEDYRVIIQELSEVPEKIKTILQSTDHIRKVADKYKDAVNALYLGRGALFPVALEGALKLKEVSYLHAEGYAAAEMKHGPIALVDDNLPVVVVAAKDRYYEKVVSNIQEVKARKGNIIAVVSEGDTQLDKMCDDVFEIPRSHPAVAPLLTIIPLQLFAYYVAILRGTDVDQPRNLAKSVTVE; encoded by the coding sequence ATGTGTGGAATCGTAGGCTACATTGGCGACAAGAATGCTTACCCCATTTTAATTAATGGATTGAAAATGCTTGAATACCGGGGATATGATTCTTCCGGTATTGCTCTTTTAGGAGACGAGCAACGTGTGTACAAATGCCAGGGCAAAATTGCCAATCTGGAAGAGTTGGTCTCAGACAAAGATACCGGTGGAAAAATCGGCATCGGTCACACCCGTTGGGCGACCCACGGTGAGCCAACCGACCAGAATGCGCACCCTCACACCTCTATGAACGGACATTTTACCCTTGTTCATAATGGTATCATTGAAAATTACTCTCGCTTACGCGACGATTTAACCGAACTTGGTTACCAATTTCAATCGGAAACCGATACCGAAGTATTGGTGAATTTGATTGAGTACGTTTACCTGAATAGCGAAGAAAAATCGGCAGAGATTGCCGTTCGTGCTGCACTGAAAAAAGTGGTCGGTGCTTACGGAATTGTTGTTGTTTGTAAGGAAGAACCGAACAAACTCATCGCTGCCCGCAAAGGAAGCCCGCTGGTTATTGGTATTGGCAACGACGAATATTTCCTGGCATCTGATGCGACGCCGATTGTTGGCCACACCAACCAGGTTCTCTACCTCAACGACCACGATGTTGCTATCATCGAACGTGGAAGTCTCACGTTGAAAAATATCAACAACGACCCACTGGTAGCCAAAATCAAGCAGGTTGATTTGAGCATAGGCGAACTGCAGAAAAACGGTTACGACCATTTCATGCTGAAAGAAATTTTCGAACAGCCCAATACCATTGAACAATCATTTAAAGGCCGTATTAAAACCGACAACAGCGACATTGTTTTAGGTGGCCTTCATAATGTGATGCCAAAACTGAAAGAAGCCCGTCGCCTCATCATCATTGGTTGCGGTACTTCGTGGCATGCCGGTCTGGTGGGCGAATACCTGTTCGAGGAGTATTGCCGCATTCCGGTAGAAGTGGAATACGCTTCTGAATTCCGCTACCGCAATCCCATCATCGACGAAGATGATGTGGTGATTGCCATCAGCCAGAGCGGCGAAACAGCCGATACCCTGGCTGCGGTTAAGCTGGCCAGAGAGCGCGGCGCCACCGTTTTGGGTATTTGCAACGTGGTAGGTTCATCCATCCCACGCGAAACCGATGGTGGAGTATACATCCATGCTGGTGTCGAAATCGGTGTGGCTTCGACCAAAGCCTTTACAGCGCAGGTAACCATTCTAACCATGATGGCTGCTCTTCTTGGTAAAGAAAAAGGCAGGCTGAGCATGGAAGATTACCGCGTCATTATCCAGGAACTTTCAGAAGTACCTGAGAAGATCAAAACCATCTTGCAAAGTACCGACCACATCCGGAAAGTTGCAGATAAATACAAAGACGCGGTTAACGCCTTATACCTGGGTCGCGGTGCCTTGTTTCCTGTTGCCCTCGAAGGCGCTCTGAAGCTGAAAGAAGTTTCGTACCTGCATGCCGAAGGTTACGCTGCCGCGGAAATGAAACACGGTCCGATTGCACTGGTCGATGACAACCTTCCCGTTGTGGTGGTTGCCGCCAAAGACCGCTACTACGAAAAGGTGGTTTCCAATATTCAGGAAGTAAAGGCACGAAAAGGAAACATCATCGCGGTGGTGTCGGAAGGTGATACGCAGCTCGATAAGATGTGCGACGACGTTTTCGAGATTCCTCGTTCGCACCCGGCCGTGGCGCCACTGCTGACTATCATCCCGTTGCAGTTGTTTGCCTATTATGTTGCCATACTGCGTGGAACAGATGTGGACCAACCGCGGAACCTGGCCAAATCGGTAACAGTAGAATAA
- a CDS encoding DUF4270 domain-containing protein: MTHKCFFKPGGVVIALALTLLMLGGCKKNDETLGLDLLPGSNILDSRYSNETGSISSYTFTDTKIRVDKPDYNVFGSFNDPLFGRTTASFAAQFRLPYYPSYAQDAVLDSAVVSLVYRKVYGDTITPQEVKVYKLVQPLNFDAQYLSSFDPKTLTNDTVIGMADFTPKFRTDSTGQDTLVQQISVRLNDNIGNMLLKADSLDMINNDVFLNFFKGLYIESQPLQAGGGLVYLRSHASLLNLYYHTTDKDSLAFSYQLTTNSADVPYFEHDYSNAWFADHLNQENVEDSLVFVQPTGGTKVKIDVPSLDNWTDSTNCMINKATLTFHADTTMSDFHQYPMPGQLFLKTIQEDGSEAFPIDSQLSLAYYGGVYNATDATYTFNITQHLQQILDGTVQNLGFYLVSATRKNSADRVVLKGSNSSQPIQLEINYTRYK, encoded by the coding sequence TTGACACACAAATGTTTTTTCAAGCCCGGGGGCGTGGTGATAGCTTTGGCCCTCACCCTGCTGATGTTAGGAGGATGTAAAAAGAACGATGAAACGCTGGGTCTTGATTTACTACCCGGTAGCAACATACTTGATTCACGTTATAGTAACGAAACCGGAAGTATTTCGTCTTACACTTTTACCGACACTAAAATAAGGGTAGACAAACCCGATTATAACGTTTTCGGAAGTTTTAATGACCCGCTGTTTGGACGGACTACCGCGTCGTTTGCAGCACAATTCCGCTTGCCTTATTACCCGTCATACGCACAGGACGCGGTTCTCGACTCCGCTGTTGTGAGTCTCGTTTACCGGAAGGTTTACGGCGACACCATTACACCACAGGAGGTGAAAGTGTACAAATTGGTTCAGCCACTCAATTTCGATGCCCAGTACCTCTCCTCATTCGATCCAAAAACATTGACGAATGATACGGTTATCGGGATGGCAGACTTCACGCCAAAATTCAGAACCGATTCGACCGGGCAGGATACCCTGGTACAGCAGATCTCAGTTCGGCTGAACGATAATATCGGCAATATGCTGTTAAAAGCCGATTCACTCGACATGATAAACAACGATGTCTTTCTTAACTTTTTCAAAGGTTTATATATCGAATCGCAGCCGTTGCAAGCTGGCGGGGGACTCGTTTACCTGAGATCACACGCGTCGTTGCTCAATCTATATTATCATACAACTGATAAAGACAGTTTGGCTTTCTCTTACCAACTGACGACCAACTCGGCTGATGTTCCGTATTTCGAACACGATTACTCAAACGCATGGTTCGCAGACCATCTGAATCAGGAAAATGTGGAGGACTCACTGGTTTTTGTTCAGCCAACAGGCGGAACAAAGGTGAAGATTGACGTTCCCTCGCTCGACAACTGGACCGACTCGACTAATTGTATGATTAACAAGGCAACGCTGACCTTTCACGCTGATACAACGATGTCGGATTTCCACCAATATCCCATGCCCGGTCAGCTGTTTCTAAAAACCATTCAGGAAGACGGAAGCGAAGCATTTCCGATTGACAGTCAACTGTCACTAGCCTACTATGGCGGCGTGTACAACGCAACAGATGCTACGTATACCTTCAATATTACTCAGCACTTGCAGCAAATTCTTGACGGAACCGTTCAGAACTTAGGCTTTTACCTGGTATCTGCTACCAGAAAAAATTCAGCTGACAGGGTTGTATTAAAGGGAAGTAATAGTTCGCAACCGATACAATTGGAAATAAACTATACACGGTATAAATAA
- a CDS encoding glycogen/starch synthase produces MEKKKVLFISQEITPYLPETEISQISRHLPQGIQERGREIRTFMPRYGSVNERRNQLHEVIRLSGMNLVINDTDHPLIIKVASIQAARMQVYFIDNEDYFHRKAKFADSKGKELEDNDERAIFFARGVLETVIKLRWAPDLIHCHGWFTGLVPLFIKKIYKDNPLFADSKVVYSAYNDAFKTPLNSQIVSKIAEDGIPKEDISVLSDPTFVNLSKLAVDYSDATIKGSESINEEVENYMKQSGKLFLDYQPADTYIDAYSEFYDKIL; encoded by the coding sequence ATGGAAAAGAAGAAGGTTTTATTCATCTCTCAGGAAATTACCCCCTACCTACCTGAAACAGAAATTTCGCAAATCAGTCGTCACTTACCTCAGGGTATACAAGAGAGAGGGAGAGAGATACGGACCTTTATGCCACGATACGGCAGCGTGAATGAACGAAGAAATCAACTTCATGAAGTTATCCGGCTTTCCGGAATGAACCTGGTAATTAACGATACTGATCACCCGTTGATTATTAAAGTTGCCTCCATCCAGGCAGCGCGTATGCAGGTTTATTTCATCGACAACGAAGATTACTTTCACAGGAAAGCCAAATTTGCCGATTCCAAAGGAAAAGAACTTGAAGACAACGATGAACGGGCCATCTTTTTTGCACGGGGAGTTTTGGAAACTGTAATCAAATTACGCTGGGCTCCCGATTTAATTCACTGCCATGGATGGTTCACCGGATTAGTTCCGTTATTCATCAAAAAAATCTATAAAGACAATCCGCTTTTTGCCGACTCAAAGGTAGTCTACTCTGCTTATAACGATGCATTTAAAACTCCGCTAAACAGTCAAATCGTCTCCAAGATTGCAGAAGATGGCATTCCGAAAGAAGATATTTCTGTTTTGTCCGATCCTACCTTCGTAAATTTGAGTAAACTTGCGGTGGATTATTCTGACGCAACCATAAAAGGGAGTGAAAGCATCAATGAAGAGGTTGAGAATTACATGAAGCAGTCAGGAAAGCTCTTCCTTGATTACCAACCGGCTGATACATATATTGATGCCTATTCAGAGTTTTACGATAAAATTTTATAA
- the panC gene encoding pantoate--beta-alanine ligase — protein MKLFTTRNELNEALDAYRNQGKSIGFVPTMGALHEGHLSLVSQAGKENDVVVVSIFVNPTQFNDPADLERYPRTLEEDMKKLATVGDPLVFAPSVEVMYPEPDNRQFDFGNLETVMEGQFRPGHFNGVGQIVSKLFDVVKPHRAYFGLKDFQQLAIIKEMVRQLQYSIEIVPCEIVRESDGLAMSSRNQLLTPEHRAAAPLISQTLSEAKKLVGEKSVEELKAWVQEKISNSPLLEVEYFEIVDDNYLRPVKNWDEPTVKVGCIAVHAGKVRLIDNVTLEKQ, from the coding sequence ATGAAACTTTTTACTACCCGGAATGAACTGAATGAAGCTTTGGATGCGTATCGGAATCAGGGGAAAAGCATCGGGTTTGTGCCTACGATGGGAGCACTTCACGAGGGACATCTCTCGCTTGTCAGCCAGGCCGGAAAAGAGAATGATGTGGTGGTGGTTTCGATTTTTGTTAATCCCACACAGTTTAACGACCCTGCTGACCTGGAACGGTATCCAAGGACATTGGAAGAAGACATGAAAAAACTGGCAACGGTTGGAGATCCATTGGTTTTTGCCCCGTCGGTAGAAGTGATGTATCCCGAGCCTGATAACCGCCAATTCGATTTCGGAAACCTGGAAACGGTGATGGAAGGTCAGTTCCGCCCGGGGCATTTTAATGGCGTCGGTCAAATTGTCAGCAAGCTTTTTGATGTGGTAAAGCCGCATCGGGCCTACTTTGGACTGAAAGATTTCCAGCAACTGGCTATCATCAAGGAAATGGTACGCCAATTGCAATACAGTATTGAGATTGTTCCCTGCGAAATTGTTCGCGAAAGCGATGGTTTGGCGATGAGTTCGCGAAACCAACTGTTGACGCCGGAACATCGGGCTGCCGCACCGCTGATTTCACAAACCCTTTCAGAGGCAAAGAAACTGGTCGGCGAAAAAAGCGTAGAAGAACTTAAAGCATGGGTGCAGGAAAAAATAAGCAATAGTCCTTTGTTGGAGGTAGAATATTTTGAGATAGTTGATGATAACTACCTTCGGCCTGTGAAAAACTGGGACGAACCTACCGTGAAAGTAGGTTGCATTGCGGTACATGCCGGTAAAGTCCGGTTAATTGATAATGTAACTCTTGAAAAACAATAA
- the panD gene encoding aspartate 1-decarboxylase, whose translation MNIEVCKSKIHRVTVTAADLQYVGSITIDEDLMDAANLIENEKVQIVNINNGERLETYVIRGERGSGEVCLNGPAARKVAVGDVVIIISYATMDFEEAKKWKPSLVFPDTETNKLV comes from the coding sequence ATGAATATTGAAGTTTGCAAATCCAAAATTCACAGGGTAACTGTTACAGCTGCCGACCTGCAGTATGTGGGGAGCATTACCATTGATGAAGATCTGATGGATGCGGCCAACCTGATTGAGAACGAGAAGGTGCAAATCGTCAACATTAACAATGGCGAGCGGCTCGAAACATATGTTATCAGAGGTGAGCGGGGTTCAGGCGAGGTTTGTCTGAACGGACCGGCTGCCCGTAAGGTGGCTGTTGGTGATGTAGTTATCATCATTTCGTACGCGACCATGGATTTTGAAGAAGCGAAAAAGTGGAAACCCAGTCTGGTTTTTCCGGATACGGAAACCAATAAACTGGTTTAA